A region from the Mycolicibacterium phlei genome encodes:
- the rplP gene encoding 50S ribosomal protein L16: protein MLIPRKVKHRKQHHPKQRGIASGGTSVAFGDYGIQALEHAYITNRQIESARIAINRHIKRGGKVWINIFPDRPLTKKPAETRMGSGKGSPEWWVANVKPGRVLFELSYPNEEIARAALTRAIHKLPIKARIVTREEHF, encoded by the coding sequence ATGCTGATTCCCCGCAAGGTCAAACACCGCAAGCAGCACCACCCCAAGCAGCGTGGTATCGCCAGCGGCGGCACCTCGGTCGCGTTCGGTGACTACGGCATCCAGGCTCTGGAGCACGCCTACATCACCAACCGCCAGATCGAGTCCGCGCGTATCGCGATCAACCGGCACATCAAGCGTGGCGGCAAGGTGTGGATCAACATCTTCCCGGACCGTCCGCTGACCAAGAAGCCCGCCGAGACCCGTATGGGTTCGGGTAAGGGCTCGCCGGAGTGGTGGGTCGCCAACGTCAAGCCTGGCCGTGTGTTGTTCGAGCTGAGCTACCCCAATGAGGAGATCGCCCGGGCCGCACTGACCCGCGCGATCCACAAGCTGCCGATCAAGGCACGCATCGTTACCCGAGAGGAGCACTTCTGA
- the rpmC gene encoding 50S ribosomal protein L29 → MAVGVTPGELRELTDEELKDKLRESKEELFNLRFQMATGQLSNNRRLRTVRQEIARVYTILRERELGLASGPVGEDS, encoded by the coding sequence ATGGCAGTCGGAGTGACACCGGGCGAACTGCGCGAGCTGACCGACGAAGAACTGAAGGACAAGCTGCGCGAGTCGAAGGAAGAGCTGTTCAACCTGCGCTTCCAGATGGCCACCGGGCAGCTGTCCAACAACCGCCGTCTGCGGACGGTGCGTCAGGAAATCGCGCGGGTGTACACCATCCTGCGTGAACGAGAGCTGGGTCTGGCCTCCGGACCCGTTGGTGAGGATTCGTAA
- the rpsQ gene encoding 30S ribosomal protein S17 — protein sequence MADTATGKGPKHTPRKEKPRGRRKTAIGYVVSDKMQKTIVVELEDRKMHPLYGKIIRTTKKVKAHDENDIAGVGDRVSLMETRPLSATKRWRLVEILEKAK from the coding sequence ATGGCAGACACCGCAACGGGCAAGGGGCCCAAGCACACCCCGCGTAAGGAGAAGCCGCGCGGCCGCCGCAAGACCGCGATCGGTTACGTGGTCAGCGACAAGATGCAGAAGACGATCGTGGTCGAGCTCGAGGACCGCAAGATGCATCCGCTGTACGGCAAGATCATCCGGACGACCAAGAAGGTCAAGGCCCACGACGAGAACGACATCGCCGGCGTCGGCGACCGCGTCTCGCTGATGGAGACCCGGCCGCTGTCGGCCACCAAGCGCTGGCGTCTCGTGGAGATCCTCGAGAAGGCCAAGTAA